The stretch of DNA GTTCGAGTGGGAGAGCGGCGGCTCGAAGCGCGCCCGGACGATGTTCGTCAAGGAGTTCCAGGGCGTCCTCTCCAGGCTCGAAGCGGAGAACATCATCCGCTTCGAGACGGAGGTCCACGAGGGCGGCTTCGACGTGAGCGGCGTCCGGAAGATCAGATGAGATAATCGGTCGACCAATACTTATGGCGTCGGCGGCAAGTCGCCTACAGCATGGCAGGCGAGCAGTCAGCGGCCTTCCCGGCCGAGTTGCGCGACTGGGTTGAGCGGAAGGCGGCCGAACGGGACGCGGAGCCGGAGACGATTCTCGCCCGTGCCGCGGCGCTCTACCGACTGCTCGAGGCCGACGCCCACGCCACCGACCCGGACGCCCTCGACGAGTTCGAGTCGCTGGTCGACCGCGTCGATGCGGTCGAGGACGACCTCGATCACAAGATCGACGACGTCCGCGACCGCGTCGTCCAGATCAAACGCGAGACCGACGCCAAGGCGTCACGGGAGCACGGGCATCCGGACCTCGAAGACCGCGTCGACGAGGCCGTCCGCGCCGCCGCGGACGCCGAATCGAGCGTCGACGCCCTCACCGACCGCCTCGACCGCGGGTTCGAGAACTACGAGGAGATCCTCGAGTACCTCACCGACGTAACCGACGAGTTGGACGACTCCGTCGAGACGCTGACCGGCGCGGTGGTCGACCTCCGAGCCGAGGTTCGGCGCGTCACCGCCGCCGAACACGACCGGCGGGCGGTCGACGACCTCCGGACGGCGGCGAACCGTCACGGCGAGCGGACGGCGACCTGTGCCGACTGTTCGGCGACGATCGATCTGGGCCTTCTCGCCCGTCCCAACTGCCCGCACTGCGAGGTGACGTTCGTCGAGTTCGACCCCCCGACCGGCTTTTTCGGGAGCGCGACGCTCCGGACCGGCGACCGCCCGGCGCTAACCGACGGCCCGGACGACGCGGCCGACGACTTGGCCGCGGCGTTCGACGCCGAGGGGGACACCGATGACTGACGAGCAGGCGGACGAGCCTGACGACGACGAGCCTGACGACGACGCGCCCCTCGGCGAACTCGCGCGCGAGGTGCGCGCCCGCCGCGAGGCCAACGAGTCGGGCGCCGACGGGGGCGACCTGCCGGACGGCGACCTCTTCGAGCCGGTCGAGGTCGACCGCGTGGACGACGAGGCCGTCTGGGAGTCGTTCGCCGAGGGGGACGCGGGGCCCGAAGCGGGCGTCGGCCTCGGGGCCGAGGCCGAAGCGGCCGCCGAGCCGGACGAACACGTCGTCCCGAAACGCGACTTCTGCCAGCGGTGTCCGTATTTCGCCGAACCGCCGGAGACGGCCTGTACCCACGAGGGGACGACAATCGTCGAGGTGGTCGACGCCGACAGCTTCCGCGTCCGGAACTGCCCCGTCGTCGAGGACGAAGCCGACGCGTCCCGGTACGGCTGACCACAGCCGTCACCCGAGCCACCTTTACGAGTCGGCCCGCTACCCCGTCGGTATGCAGTTCTGCGACGACTGTGGGTCGATGATGCACGCCCGTGACGGCGAGATGATCTGTACGTCCTGTGGAACGACCGCCGACCGCGACGAGGAACGCGCCGCCGAGTTCGTCTCCACCGAGGCCCAGAGCGACGACGACGTCATCGAGACGGAGGAGGGGGCGAACTTCGAGGGGAAACCCACGGCGACGGACGTGACCTGCGAGCAGTGCGGGCACGGCGAAGCGTGGTACACGATCAAGCAGACCGGGGCGGCCGACGAACCGCCGACGCGATTTTTCAAATGTAAAGAGTGTGGCTATCGGTGGCGAGAGTACAACTGACCGCCGCATCGGTTGACGGGCGTCACGATACTATCATTCAGCCGATCGATATATACGGCTGCGGACAAATGTAGAGCTATGAGCGAAACATCCGACGGCGAAGCGAACGCACTGGCGGACGAACTCGAATCGAGCGGTCTCGGGCCGGCGGCGCTCTCGGCCATCGGCTCCGTCGCCCTCGCACTGTACTACTACTACGTCAAGGGTGACGAACAGCGGGGCCAGTTCATCGGCCTGTGGCCGGCGACCATCCTCGGGATGGCTTCCTACCTCAAGATCTCGCGGATGGAGCGGGATGCGGGGAACGGCGACGAGGAGTAACGCTACTGACAGGCGCGGCCGTCCATCGGCTCCCGTTCGGGTCCCTGTCGGACGGCCGTCGTCGCCCCCGTCGCCACGTTCACGAGTATCACCCGCCCGCCGTAGCCGTGCGTCCGGTCGTGGCCCCGGACGACGACGCAGGTCGTGCCGTCCGGCACGCTGACCGTCGCCGACCGCGTGAACTCGCGGGTTCCGTGGGGATGGGCGAGGTCACGCCGACCCAGGCGCTCGCCGTCGAGCGTCTCGACCTGCCACCAGTTCGCGTACCCCTCCTCGCCGTCGTCGTCGTGGTGGAGCGTCACGTCGAAACGGTGGCCGCCTGCTGCCGGTTCGACAGCTACGGCGACGACGTTGGCCTCGCGGAGGTCCAGTTCGTCGGCGGCGGTCCCGGTTTCGCCGGTCGTCGCCGACGTCACCGACGTCGTGTCGGCGTCATCAGCCGACGGCTCGGCCGGACTCGTACAGCCCGCGAGACCGGCTCCGGCTGCCGTCACGAGGAGCATCAACCGCCGGCGCGTGTAGCGTGACAGCACGCGTCCATCTACGCTCTCGACCGACAAAAATCGTCGCGCTCGACCGGGTCACAGCACGCCGTCGACGAACGCGGCCACCCGGTCGGCCACCGTCGCTTCCTGCCCCACGAAGAAGTGGTCGGCGGCGAACGTCTCGACGGTCGCGCCGTGGTCGGTGGCCTCGGCAGCGACCGCCTCGGCGTCGACGGTCGTCTCCCGCGTCCCGTAGCCGACCCACAGGGGCGCGTCGACGGCCGCGACGGCGGCCGCTACGTCGGTCCCGTCGTCGAGGTGGGCGACGGGCGAGAGGGCGGCGACGGCGTCGACGGGCGTCCCCGCCGCGGTCACGAGGGTGACGCCGCCGCCGAAGCTGTAGCCGAAACAGGCGACGCGGTCGTACCGCTCCGTCGCCCACGCGCAGGCGTTCGCGGCGTCGGTCCGCTCGCCCCGGCCCCCGTCCCACGGGCCGTAATCGAATCGCAGGCAGTCGATCCGGTCGGGGAGCGCGTCGCTCACGGCGGTCAGGCGTCCGTCGTGGCGCGTCCCGCCGTGTCGGGGGTGTGGTGGGCAGGCGACGACGACGGCGTCGGCCGGGCCGTCGGCGTCGAGGCTCGCCCGCACGTCGCGGCCACCGGGCACGGTCAGGCGTTCGGTCGACACAGCCACACGTACGCCCGACGGGCGTACAATCCTGTCGCTCCGCGGCGGGTGAGATTTTAAGGCTCGCGCCCGAACGGGGGGATATGGGAATACTCTCGCGGGCCTCCTACGTCGTCCGGTCGAAGGTCAACGCCCTCCTGAATCGGGCCGAGGACCCGACGGAGACGCTCGATTACTCCTACGAGCGGATGCGAGACGAGCTGCAGGAAGTCAAACAGGGCATCGCCGACTTGACGACCCAGAAGAAGCGCCTGGAGATCCAGAAGCGACGGCTCGAAGAGAACGTCGACAAACACAACGAGCAGGCACGGGAGGCGGTGCAGCAGGACCGCGACGACCTGGCGCGGCGGGCGCTGGAGAAAAAAAAGGAGAAGATGAGCCAGATCGAGGACATCGAGGGACAGATCGCCGACCTCCAGTCCACGCAGGACGATCTGGTGGAGAAGAAAAACGAGCTTCAGCGCCGGATCGATGAGTTCCGGACGAAAAAGGAGACCATGAAGGCTCGCTACGAGGCGGCGGAGGCGTCGACCCGCGTCTCGGAAGCGATGAGCGGCGTCGGCGACGAGATGAGCGACGTGAGTCGGGCGCTGGAACGTGCCGAGGAGCGCACGGACGACATGGAGGCCCGCGCGGCCGCGATGGACGAACTCCAGGAGTCGGGTGCGTTCGAGGACGCCCTCTCGGACGAGGACGCGATCGACCGCCAACTCGAGGCCGGTCGGACCGAAAGCGAGGTGGACGCGGAACTGGAGACGCTGAAAACCGAGATGGGAGCGGGGGGCGGCGAGCCGACGGACGCGCCCGCTGACGACGACGTCGAGGCCGAACTCGACGAGTTGCGGGCCGAGGAAGACGACGAGGAGTCGGCCTGATGGGCGAGACGCCGACCCTCGTCGCCGCAGTCGAGCGCTCGACCGACTCCGACGTTCGTGCGGAGTTCGACCGCCGGGTCCGCGAGCAAGCCGACCGAATCCGCGACGACATCCGATCCGGCCGGCTGGACACGGACGAGTTCGCGGTCGGGATGGAACTGGAGGCGTACGCCGTCGACGACGCGGGCCGTCTCGCCCCCATCCCGGAACGCGTCTTCGAGCGCGGCGGCTGTGCGAAGGAACTCGGCGTCCACAACTTGGAGGTCAACTCCGCGGCGACGGTGTTCGACGCGGCCGGCGTGGCCGAGCAAGCGGACCGCATCGGCGCGAGCGTCGACGCCGCGGTCGACGCCCTCGACGACGAGGGCCTCGCGCCGGTCCTCGACGCGATGTGGACGATTCCTCCCGCGGCGGGCACCGACGCCTACCTCGGGGCGGTCGAGGAGCGGGACGGCGTGACCGTCGCGGCGAACATGCGCCACCACCCGCGTTACGTCGCCCTCGACAACGAGATTCTGGCGCGAAGCGGCGGGGAGATCTCGCTCGATGTCCCCGGCGTCCGCCTCGGCTACCCGACCATCCTGGCCGAGTCGTTGGCCACATCGATCCAGCCGCACCTCCAGATACCGTCGGCCGAACGCTTCCCCGCGTACTTCAACGCCGCCCTGCGGACGACGGGCCCCGTTCTCGCGCTATCGAGCAACTCTCCCTTTCTCCCCGCGGACTGTTACGACGACGACCCCGACGTGATCCCGGCGACGCCACACGAACTCCGAATCCACGTCTTCGAGAAGAGCATCAACGCGGGGGCGCCACGCGACGAGGGCAAGGTCCGCTTCCCGTCCGATCTGGCGGCCGCGACGGACGTGGTCGACCGCGTCGTCGCCGACGAGACGTACGCGCCGGTCCTCGTCGACGACGCGGCCGACGACGCCAGCCCCTACCGCGCGACGCTGCCGGAGTACGACCACAAGCGGGGCGTCCACTGGCGGTGGGTGCGGGGCGTGATCGGCGGCCAACCGGTCGGCACCGAGACCGACGGCGCGTCGCTTCGCATCGAATACCGCCCGCTCCCGACCCAGCCGACCGTCCGCGACACCGTCTCGCTGCAGGTCCTCGTCGTCGGCCTCCTCCGGGGTCTCGTCGACGCCGATCACCCGGTCACCGACCTGCCGTGGACGGCTGCCCGCGACTGCTTCTACGACGCGGTCGACCGTGGCCCGGACGCGGACCTCGCGTGGGTGACCGCGGACGGCGACCGAACCAACGACCCAGAACTCGTCTACGACGAGGTGTTCGCGTTCGCCCGGCGCGGCCTCCGCGACGCCGGCCTCGACGACGACGCCATCGACGTGCATCTCGGCCCGATCGAACGCCGACGCGACGGCACCGTGCCGAGCGCGTGGAAGAAAGCCCGCGTCCGCGAAGCCGTCGACGACGGCGCCACCCTACCCGCGGCCATCGAGGCGATGCAGCGGGACTACATCGAGCGCGCGGGCGGGGAGACGGTCTTCGCCGACTGGTAGCCGCCCCGGTCAGTTATCGGCCGGCCCGTTCCCGTCGCTCGGGGTCCCCGTCGCCGCCGACGAGCCGGGGTTCGCGGCTACGACGCGGTCGGCGCGCCACGCGCTCGCTTAGCCGCCTTCTATGGGCCGTACGCCCGTCCCCGGCCGATCCGGGACGGCCAAGCTCCCGCCCGCGTACGTCGGCCCCTCGTACGCGTCCTCGGCGAGCAGAAGCGCGCCGTCGAGGTCGACGTAGTCCACGAGGGGCGCGAGGTGACAGGCGGCGGCGATGGAGGCGGTCGACTCCACCATACAGCCGAGCATCACCTCCAGTCCCTGTGCCCGGGCGGCGTGGACCATCCGGATCGCCTCGCGGACGCCGCCACACTTCATGAGTTTCAGGTTCACGATGGCCGCCCGGCCGGCCACCGCGGGCACGTCGGGCAGGGCCACACAGGACTCGTCGGCGGCGACGGGGAGGGCGCCTCGCTCGTGGACCCGCTTCAGCCCCGCGGGGTCCTCCGCAGGGACGGGTTGCTCGACGAACTCGACGCCGAGGTCGGCCAGCCACTCGCTTTTCGCTATCGCTTCGCCCGGCCGCCACGCCTCGTTGGCGTCGACGCGAATCGTCGCGTCGGGGGCCGCCCCCCGCACCGCCTCCATCCGTTCCCGGTCCCGACCGGTACCGAGTTTCACCTTCAGGATGGAGTAGCCGTCGTCGACGGCGTCGGCCGCCTTTTCGGCCATCGCCCCCGGGTCGTCGATGGCCACCGTGTAGGAGGTGGTCGGTGCCCGGCCGGCATCGAGGCCGAGGTAGCGATAGAGGGGAACGCCGAGACGGCGGGTCGCCACGTCGTGGACCGCGATGCTCACCGCGGCGCGAGCGGCGGGGTTGTCGCGGACGACGTCCCGGAGGCGCCGCTCGATGGCGTCGAGCGCGAGGGGGTCGTCGACCGCCTCGACGGCGTCGAGGAGGGCGGGCAGCACCGCACAGACGGTGTCGAGCGTCTCGCCGTAGCGGGGGTCCGGCGCGGCGGCGCCGACGCCCGTCTGTCCGGCCTCGTCGCTGACGCGGACGACGGCAGTCTCGACCGCCGTCTTGGACCCGCGGGAGATGGTGAAGTCGCCGTCGACGGGGAGGGTCAGGCGCTCGAACTCGGCGTTCATAACAGGGCGTCCAGAATCTCGTCCGCGCCGAAGCGGATCGGGTCGGTCGCCGGGGCGTCGATGGCCGTGGCGTACTCCTCGACGGCCGCGCGGGCCGCCTCGTCGTCGTCGAACGACCGCGTATCGAGGGTCCCCGCGGCCACGGCCGCCGGCGCGACCGGGGCCGCGAGCGACTCGTAGAGGTCGACGTACTCCTCGATTGGCGGGATGGCGGCGTCCTCGTAACCGTGGATGGCCTCGCGGCCGGCGCTGTGTGTCATGACGAGGGCGTCGGGCATCGCGCCGTGGAGCAGGCTACAGGTGACGCCGGAGTAGGCGGGGTGGACGATGGTGCCCTGTCCCTCGACGAAGAGCACGTCGTGCGTTTCGGCGGCGTCGAGGAGCATGCGCTCGACGGCGCCGGCGGCGAAGTCGGCGACGACGCGGTCGACCGGCACTCCCCACCCGGCGATCATGATTCCGGTCTGGCCGGTGGGGACGAAGCCGGCGTCGATCCCCCGCTCCTGCGCCGCGGCGACGAGTTCGAGCGTCGACGTCATCTTCCCCGTCGAGCAGTCGGTGCCGACGGTCAGGACCACGTCGGCGTCTGCGTCGCGGGCGCGCCCCTCGCTCACGGTCAGATCGTCGGGCGGCCGGCGCACGTCGATCAGGTCGACGCCGTGGTCGGCGGCGAGGGCCGCGAACGCCTCGTCGTCGCCGAGGAAGTAGTGGAGGCCGGCGACCACGTCACAGCCGGCCTCGATGGCGGTGCGCACGTCGTCGCGCCACGACTCGTCGAAGCCGCCGCCGATGGGGGCGATGCCGATCAGGAGGGCGTCGGGGTCGGCGCCGGCATCGAGGGCGTCGGCCATGCTTCCGACGATGGGGGCGTCGGCCACGTCGGGCACGTGGTCGGCGACGGCCTCGCCGGCGCGCGCCCGGTCGAGCACCGCCGTCACGTCGTAGTCGGCGTATCGGAGGACGCCGACGGCCGTCTTCGCCCGGTCGGGGAACCGTTCGTGGGCGAGGACGACAACCGAGTCGTCCGGATCGAGTGAGACCATGCGTACGCTGACGCCGGTGAGCCGAATTAAGCTCTCGCTTTTCTCATACGGATTAGTGTACCTGTGGACCGGTGGTTCGCCGGACCACCTCGGCGAACCACCGGTACTGACTCACACTAATCCGTATCACGCCACCTCGAGGACGACTTTCCCGCGCGATCCGCTCGACATGACGTGACGTTGCGCCTCGGCCGCCCGTTCGAGGGGGTACGTCGCCTCGATTTCGACGTCGAACCGGCCGTCGGCCAGTCGCGGGCCGACCCGTTCGAGGATCGGCACCTGGTCGTCGCGCGAGGCCATGATCGACATAAAGCGCAGGTCGGCGTCGGTGATCTTGCCGGTCATCGACGCCCCGGGATCGATTTCGATCGGGGCCTCCTCGCCGAGGACCACGATCCGGCCGCCGCGGGCGAGGACGTCGAGGTCGGTCGCGACGTTGGCCGCCGCGTGGGTCTCCAAAACGACGTCGACGTCGCCGCCGGCGGCCGTCCGGATGCGGTCGGCGACGTCGTCGGCGCCGTAGTCGACGACGGCGTCGGCCCCGAGGCCACGGACGAACGCCTCGTCGCCGCTCGCCGTCGCGACGACGGTGGCGCCCGCCCGGGCAGCGATCTGGACGGCCGCGTGACCGACACCGCCCGTTCCGCCCTGGATCACGCAGGCGTCGCCGATGTCGAGTTCGCCCCGGTCGATCAGCCCGCGCCACGCCGTCGCGAAGGCCATCGCGGCCGCCGCACCCTCGGCGAATGACACCCCCTCGGGGAGGGTCGCGAGTGACTCGGCCGGCGCGGCGACGTACTCGGCGTACGTCCCGGGTTCGAACAGCCCCAGCCCCGTGGCGAACACGCGGTCGCCGGCCGCGACCCCTTCGACGCCGTCCCCGACCGCCTCGACGACGCCGGCCATGTCCGCGCCGCCGACGTGTGGCAGGCCGCCCGCGGGTTCGACGCCCCCCTCACGGACGTACGTGTCGATGGGGTTGACGCTCGCAGCGTGGATCCGGACGAGCACCTCGCCCGGTCCCGCCTCCGGCGTCGGCACGTCGTCTAGGGTCAGTACGTCCGCGTCTCCGTGGTCGTGATATCTGATCGCTTTCATCGTCGGGTGTCGTCGTCGATTCGCTCCGCCGCCGGCGACGGGTCGCCGTAGCGTCGAGCGAGCAGTTCCGCCGCGGGCGTCACCTGCTGTACCGGATATCGTCCCTCCGGAGGGCTACCGATGGCGACGAGCTTACACGGCTCGTCGAAGGGGTTATGAAGCAGGTGTTCGACCCCGGCCTCGAAGTTGATCACGTCGTCGGTGTCCAGCGTGAAGCCGCCGTCCTCGACTTCGACCCGGCACTGCCCCTCGACCACGTAGAACAGCTCCGCTTGCGATTCGTGGTAGTGGTAGCCGTTCTGTGACAGCGGGTCGCCGGGGTCGAGGACGGCGACGTTGAGGTTGTACGCGTCGATACCGAGCGCCGGCGAGAGCTCCCACCGCCGTCCGGGCTTCTCGGGGTTCGTCTCGAACTCGTCCAGCGCGCCGTGGTGGTAGCCTGTCATGTGAATCGGGCCGTCTCCCCCGACGACCCGGAGGGACTTATACTGTCCATCGTGGGTCGGTGCCGCCGATTCACCGGAGCGGGGTGGCGGACGAGCGGCGAACAGCTACGATCGTCATCGTCAGTCGTCGGTGGCGGTCCGGCCGGAGACGCCGCTCGACTCCGGTGGCGTCTCGCCCGTCCGCGCGATGGTCGAGCCGGACTCCCCATCGAAGACGTAGCCCCGGTGGCGGTCGAGTTCGATGCCGACCCGAACGCCCTCGGACAGCCCTTCGATCGACTCCTCGACGACGCGAATCTCGCCGATGGGTGAACCGACGTAACAGAGGCTGTTCTCGCCCATCGGCTCCACGAGGTCGAGTTCGGCGTCGAAGTCGCCGGCGCCTGCGCCGACGACGCTGAGCGCCTGCGGGCGGAACCCGACTTCCACCGCGTCCGAACTCCGCTCGTCGATGCCGGATCTGGCCTTGCGTTCGGCCTCCGAGGCGTCGTCACGCACGTCGAGGGATACGGACTGGTCCCCGAGGTCGGCGGTGACCGTCGCACCGTCGGTCTCGCCGTCCCACATGTTCATCTCCGGCATCCCGACGAAGGAGGCGACGAAGCGGTTGTTCGGCTCGCGGTACACCTCGTTCGGCGTGCCGTACTGCTCGATCTCGCCGTCGCTCATCACTGCGATCCAGTCGGAGAGCATCATCGCTTCCTCCTGGCTATGGGTGACGTAGATGACCGTCTGCCCGGTCTCCTCGACGACGCGTTTCAGCTCCTTTCGCATCCGCACCTTCAGCTTCTCGTCGAGCCCCGTCATCGGCTCGTCCATCAGGAACGCGCGCGGTTCCCTGACGATGGCGCGGGCGATGGCGATGCGCTGGCGCTGCCCCCCCGAGAGTTCCGCGGGATACTTTTCGACGAGTTCCTCGACTTCGAGGGTCGCGGCCACTTCGCGGGCCCGCTCGTAGCGCTCCCCTTTCGGAACGCCCCGCACTTTCAGCGGGTAGGCGATGTTGTCGATACACTGCATGTGTGGGTAGAGCGCGATCTCCTGGAACACCATGCTGATGTCGCGCTCCTGTGCCAGCCGATCCGACACTTCGTCCTCGTCGTAGTAGATGTTCCCCCCGGTCTGGTTCTCGAGGCCGGCGATGCAGCGAAGCGTCGTACTCTTGCCACAGCCGGAGGGGCCGAGCAGGGTCAGAAAGTCCCCGTCCGGAACCGTCAGGGTCGAGCCCTCGACTGCGACTTCTTTGCCCCTCGGTACGTCGTAGACTTTCCGCAGGTTCTCGATGCGTATCTCAGACATGGTCGCTCACCTCGTGTGGTCGGCCGACGATCCGGCGGGGGGTCCTGCTCATCCGAGACCACCCACGCTGAAGCCGCGAAGCAGGTAGCTCTGCAGGAAGTACACGAGCAGGAACGCGGGCAGCGCCATCATCACCGAGGCGCTCATGATGAGGCCCCAGTTGACGGCCTGCTGTTCGA from Haloplanus salinus encodes:
- a CDS encoding DUF1611 domain-containing protein, whose protein sequence is MVSLDPDDSVVVLAHERFPDRAKTAVGVLRYADYDVTAVLDRARAGEAVADHVPDVADAPIVGSMADALDAGADPDALLIGIAPIGGGFDESWRDDVRTAIEAGCDVVAGLHYFLGDDEAFAALAADHGVDLIDVRRPPDDLTVSEGRARDADADVVLTVGTDCSTGKMTSTLELVAAAQERGIDAGFVPTGQTGIMIAGWGVPVDRVVADFAAGAVERMLLDAAETHDVLFVEGQGTIVHPAYSGVTCSLLHGAMPDALVMTHSAGREAIHGYEDAAIPPIEEYVDLYESLAAPVAPAAVAAGTLDTRSFDDDEAARAAVEEYATAIDAPATDPIRFGADEILDALL
- a CDS encoding NADPH:quinone reductase — protein: MKAIRYHDHGDADVLTLDDVPTPEAGPGEVLVRIHAASVNPIDTYVREGGVEPAGGLPHVGGADMAGVVEAVGDGVEGVAAGDRVFATGLGLFEPGTYAEYVAAPAESLATLPEGVSFAEGAAAAMAFATAWRGLIDRGELDIGDACVIQGGTGGVGHAAVQIAARAGATVVATASGDEAFVRGLGADAVVDYGADDVADRIRTAAGGDVDVVLETHAAANVATDLDVLARGGRIVVLGEEAPIEIDPGASMTGKITDADLRFMSIMASRDDQVPILERVGPRLADGRFDVEIEATYPLERAAEAQRHVMSSGSRGKVVLEVA
- a CDS encoding transcription factor S, which translates into the protein MQFCDDCGSMMHARDGEMICTSCGTTADRDEERAAEFVSTEAQSDDDVIETEEGANFEGKPTATDVTCEQCGHGEAWYTIKQTGAADEPPTRFFKCKECGYRWREYN
- a CDS encoding cupin domain-containing protein, whose product is MTGYHHGALDEFETNPEKPGRRWELSPALGIDAYNLNVAVLDPGDPLSQNGYHYHESQAELFYVVEGQCRVEVEDGGFTLDTDDVINFEAGVEHLLHNPFDEPCKLVAIGSPPEGRYPVQQVTPAAELLARRYGDPSPAAERIDDDTRR
- a CDS encoding PspA/IM30 family protein, whose protein sequence is MGILSRASYVVRSKVNALLNRAEDPTETLDYSYERMRDELQEVKQGIADLTTQKKRLEIQKRRLEENVDKHNEQAREAVQQDRDDLARRALEKKKEKMSQIEDIEGQIADLQSTQDDLVEKKNELQRRIDEFRTKKETMKARYEAAEASTRVSEAMSGVGDEMSDVSRALERAEERTDDMEARAAAMDELQESGAFEDALSDEDAIDRQLEAGRTESEVDAELETLKTEMGAGGGEPTDAPADDDVEAELDELRAEEDDEESA
- a CDS encoding dienelactone hydrolase family protein, with protein sequence MSTERLTVPGGRDVRASLDADGPADAVVVACPPHPRHGGTRHDGRLTAVSDALPDRIDCLRFDYGPWDGGRGERTDAANACAWATERYDRVACFGYSFGGGVTLVTAAGTPVDAVAALSPVAHLDDGTDVAAAVAAVDAPLWVGYGTRETTVDAEAVAAEATDHGATVETFAADHFFVGQEATVADRVAAFVDGVL
- a CDS encoding ABC transporter ATP-binding protein, translating into MSEIRIENLRKVYDVPRGKEVAVEGSTLTVPDGDFLTLLGPSGCGKSTTLRCIAGLENQTGGNIYYDEDEVSDRLAQERDISMVFQEIALYPHMQCIDNIAYPLKVRGVPKGERYERAREVAATLEVEELVEKYPAELSGGQRQRIAIARAIVREPRAFLMDEPMTGLDEKLKVRMRKELKRVVEETGQTVIYVTHSQEEAMMLSDWIAVMSDGEIEQYGTPNEVYREPNNRFVASFVGMPEMNMWDGETDGATVTADLGDQSVSLDVRDDASEAERKARSGIDERSSDAVEVGFRPQALSVVGAGAGDFDAELDLVEPMGENSLCYVGSPIGEIRVVEESIEGLSEGVRVGIELDRHRGYVFDGESGSTIARTGETPPESSGVSGRTATDD
- a CDS encoding dipeptide epimerase; amino-acid sequence: MNAEFERLTLPVDGDFTISRGSKTAVETAVVRVSDEAGQTGVGAAAPDPRYGETLDTVCAVLPALLDAVEAVDDPLALDAIERRLRDVVRDNPAARAAVSIAVHDVATRRLGVPLYRYLGLDAGRAPTTSYTVAIDDPGAMAEKAADAVDDGYSILKVKLGTGRDRERMEAVRGAAPDATIRVDANEAWRPGEAIAKSEWLADLGVEFVEQPVPAEDPAGLKRVHERGALPVAADESCVALPDVPAVAGRAAIVNLKLMKCGGVREAIRMVHAARAQGLEVMLGCMVESTASIAAACHLAPLVDYVDLDGALLLAEDAYEGPTYAGGSLAVPDRPGTGVRPIEGG